From Chryseobacterium gallinarum, one genomic window encodes:
- a CDS encoding GNAT family N-acetyltransferase, with product MKFENNKSGNGGVLTLNNETKEIGRLTYTIFPEDNRLIISFVLVHPEFEGRGMGKYLVEEAIRFARENNWKVYPHCSYARSVMMRMNDVEDIFLKN from the coding sequence ATGAAATTTGAAAATAACAAATCAGGAAATGGAGGAGTTCTTACCCTGAATAACGAAACTAAAGAAATTGGAAGGCTTACTTATACCATTTTTCCGGAAGATAACAGGCTGATTATTTCCTTTGTACTGGTGCATCCAGAATTTGAGGGTAGAGGAATGGGAAAATATCTGGTGGAAGAAGCAATCAGGTTTGCCAGGGAAAACAACTGGAAAGTTTATCCTCATTGTTCCTATGCAAGGTCTGTCATGATGAGAATGAATGATGTGGAAGATATTTTTTTAAAGAATTAA
- a CDS encoding ABC-F family ATP-binding cassette domain-containing protein, whose product MLTVSNLSLQFGKRVLFDEVNIMFTKGNCYGIIGANGAGKSTFLKILTGKQDPTTGNVSLEPGKRMSVLEQDHFAYDQFTVLETVLRGNKKLFEIKEEMDALYAKEDFSDADGIKAGELGVLYDEMGGWTAESDAQTMLSNVGITEDMHWQLMGELENKDKVKVLLAQALFGNPDVLILDEPTNDLDIDTISWLEDFLADYENTVIVVSHDRHFLDTVCTHIGDLDYSKLNLYTGNYSFWYQASQLATKQRAQANKKAEEKKKELQDFIARFSSNVAKAKQATARKKMIDKLNIDDIKPTSRRYPAIIFEMEREAGDQILDVKGLEKTKDGELLFSNIDLNLKKGDKVAVLSKNSLAITEFFEILAGNVEPDKGTFAWGVTTNQSHMPLDNTNFFQEDLSLVDWLRQFTKNDEERHEEFVRGFLGRMLFSGDEALKSCKVLSGGEKMRCMFSRMMLQKANVLLLDEPTNHLDLESITTLNNSLSNFKGNILLASHDHEMLQTVCNRIIELTPKGIIDREMTYDEYLADKKVKELREKMYS is encoded by the coding sequence ATGTTAACAGTATCTAACTTATCTTTACAATTCGGGAAAAGAGTTCTTTTTGACGAGGTAAATATTATGTTTACCAAAGGAAACTGCTACGGGATCATCGGAGCAAACGGTGCGGGAAAGTCTACATTCCTTAAAATATTAACAGGAAAGCAGGATCCCACAACAGGAAATGTATCTCTTGAGCCAGGAAAAAGAATGTCAGTTTTGGAGCAGGATCACTTTGCTTATGATCAGTTTACTGTTCTTGAAACGGTTTTGAGAGGAAACAAAAAATTATTTGAGATAAAAGAGGAAATGGATGCGTTATACGCAAAAGAAGATTTCTCTGACGCAGATGGTATTAAAGCAGGTGAACTGGGGGTACTTTACGATGAAATGGGTGGATGGACTGCCGAATCTGATGCACAAACCATGCTTTCAAACGTAGGTATTACAGAAGATATGCACTGGCAGCTGATGGGTGAACTTGAGAACAAGGACAAGGTAAAAGTTCTATTGGCTCAGGCATTATTCGGTAACCCTGATGTTCTAATCCTGGATGAGCCTACCAACGACCTTGACATTGATACAATCTCCTGGTTGGAGGATTTCCTTGCTGATTATGAAAACACCGTAATCGTAGTTTCTCACGACCGTCACTTCCTGGATACAGTATGTACACACATTGGTGACCTGGATTATTCCAAACTTAATCTTTATACAGGTAACTACTCTTTCTGGTACCAGGCTTCCCAGCTGGCAACCAAACAGAGAGCACAAGCCAATAAAAAGGCTGAAGAGAAGAAAAAAGAACTTCAGGACTTCATTGCAAGATTCAGCTCTAACGTAGCAAAAGCAAAACAAGCTACCGCAAGAAAGAAAATGATCGATAAATTAAACATCGATGACATTAAACCAACTTCACGAAGATACCCGGCAATTATTTTTGAAATGGAAAGAGAAGCCGGAGATCAGATCCTGGACGTAAAGGGACTTGAAAAAACTAAAGACGGTGAATTGCTATTCTCAAACATCGACCTGAATCTTAAAAAAGGAGATAAAGTAGCTGTCCTTTCTAAAAACTCTTTAGCAATTACAGAATTTTTTGAAATTCTGGCAGGAAATGTTGAGCCTGATAAAGGAACTTTCGCATGGGGGGTTACTACTAACCAATCTCATATGCCTTTAGATAACACTAATTTCTTCCAGGAAGATTTAAGCCTGGTAGACTGGCTGAGACAATTTACAAAAAATGATGAAGAGCGCCATGAAGAATTTGTAAGAGGATTCTTAGGAAGAATGCTCTTCTCGGGCGATGAAGCATTGAAGTCATGTAAAGTACTTTCGGGAGGTGAGAAAATGAGATGTATGTTCAGCAGAATGATGCTTCAGAAAGCCAACGTACTTTTATTGGATGAACCTACCAACCACCTGGATCTTGAAAGTATTACGACTTTGAACAACTCCTTGTCTAACTTTAAAGGAAATATTTTATTGGCTTCTCATGACCATGAAATGCTTCAGACGGTTTGTAACAGAATCATAGAATTGACTCCTAAAGGAATTATTGACAGAGAAATGACTTATGATGAATATCTTGCTGATAAAAAGGTAAAAGAATTAAGAGAAAAAATGTATTCTTAA
- the smpB gene encoding SsrA-binding protein SmpB, whose amino-acid sequence MKIEKTVNILNRRARFEYEILEEYEAGMVLTGTEIKSLRSSKASITESFCQFIDGELYIINMMIDEYKLGTFYNHKTKRERKLLLHKKELQKLEKKLKDAGNTIIPLKLYITDRGKAKVLIALGRGKKLFDKREAIKDRENKRNLDRILKKS is encoded by the coding sequence ATGAAGATTGAGAAAACAGTTAATATATTAAATAGAAGAGCCAGGTTTGAATATGAAATTCTGGAAGAATATGAAGCCGGAATGGTTTTGACGGGAACCGAAATAAAATCTTTACGTTCTTCAAAAGCATCTATCACAGAATCGTTCTGTCAGTTTATTGATGGGGAATTGTACATCATCAACATGATGATTGATGAGTATAAATTAGGAACTTTTTACAACCATAAGACAAAAAGGGAACGGAAATTGCTGTTGCACAAAAAAGAATTGCAAAAACTTGAGAAAAAGTTAAAGGATGCCGGAAATACTATTATCCCTTTAAAATTATATATCACCGATAGAGGGAAAGCAAAGGTGCTGATAGCGCTGGGTAGAGGGAAAAAGCTTTTCGATAAAAGGGAGGCCATAAAAGATAGAGAAAATAAACGGAACCTGGACAGAATATTAAAGAAAAGTTAA
- a CDS encoding UDP-2,3-diacylglucosamine diphosphatase, translating to MKRNVELVVISDVHLGTYGCKAKELLRYLNSIQPKTLVLNGDIIDIWQFKKSYFPKPHLKVIRKILSFATKSTDVYYITGNHDEMFRKFTDFELGKLKVCNKICLTIDEKKTWIFHGDVFDASVQHSKWIAKLGGKGYDLLIVINNIVNWFLEKMGKEKYSFSKKIKNNVKKAVKYIGDFELTASELAIDNNYDYVICGHIHQPQIREVINKKGSCTYLNSGDWIENLSALEYHDKQWKIFYYDEHKHLLKDDEAEEIQEMDSSTLLKMVTNFS from the coding sequence ATGAAAAGAAACGTAGAGTTAGTTGTTATTTCGGATGTTCATTTGGGAACTTATGGATGTAAGGCTAAAGAATTGCTAAGATACCTTAATTCTATACAGCCTAAAACGTTAGTATTGAATGGTGATATCATTGATATCTGGCAATTCAAAAAGTCTTACTTCCCTAAACCTCATTTGAAAGTGATCAGGAAGATCCTTTCATTCGCTACCAAAAGTACGGATGTCTATTATATTACGGGTAATCACGATGAAATGTTTCGTAAGTTTACCGATTTTGAGCTTGGTAAGCTTAAGGTCTGTAATAAAATATGCCTGACTATAGATGAAAAGAAAACCTGGATCTTTCACGGTGATGTTTTTGATGCATCGGTACAACATTCCAAATGGATCGCCAAACTTGGCGGGAAAGGGTATGATCTTTTAATTGTTATCAATAACATTGTCAATTGGTTTTTAGAAAAAATGGGTAAGGAAAAATATTCATTTTCAAAGAAAATCAAAAACAATGTGAAAAAAGCAGTCAAATATATCGGGGATTTTGAACTTACCGCTTCTGAATTGGCTATTGACAACAATTATGATTACGTCATTTGCGGACATATTCATCAACCGCAAATTCGGGAGGTTATCAATAAAAAGGGGTCTTGTACCTATCTGAATTCCGGAGACTGGATAGAAAACCTGTCAGCATTGGAATACCATGATAAGCAATGGAAGATCTTTTATTACGATGAGCATAAACATTTGCTGAAAGATGATGAAGCAGAAGAAATTCAGGAAATGGACAGCTCAACACTTTTAAAAATGGTAACTAACTTTTCCTGA
- a CDS encoding glycosyltransferase family protein yields MKILYAFQGTGNGHVARAQEIIPILKKYASVDTLISGHQSQLKADFDINFQHRGISLLYNKTGGLSYLKTFTENKFLEAIKTIHELELTKYDLIINDYEPLTGWACKLKKLSMIELSHQASMSFPETPKPEKKDFLGELILKYYVPGEKKIGFHFENYHPQIKKPVIRKKIRNLNPYKQGYYLVYLPSFADENIIKVLRKIPVQWKVFSKYSKVHVKLKNIEVFPIDELQYLKYFEGCDGILCNAGFETPAEALFMNKKLFVIPIHNQYEQECNACALDRMGIPNSKVLNLREIMEWVASDHHLQVDYPDNIEEILVNEVLIL; encoded by the coding sequence ATGAAGATCTTGTATGCCTTTCAAGGAACCGGAAACGGACATGTAGCAAGAGCTCAGGAAATTATTCCGATTCTCAAAAAATACGCATCGGTAGATACTTTAATCAGCGGACATCAATCACAATTAAAGGCTGATTTTGACATTAATTTCCAGCATAGGGGCATTTCCCTGCTTTATAATAAAACAGGCGGATTATCCTACCTCAAAACATTTACTGAGAATAAGTTTCTGGAGGCGATAAAAACCATACATGAGCTGGAACTTACCAAGTATGATCTGATTATTAATGATTATGAACCTTTAACGGGATGGGCTTGTAAGCTAAAAAAGCTCTCAATGATAGAGCTCAGCCATCAGGCATCCATGAGTTTTCCGGAAACTCCAAAACCTGAAAAGAAGGATTTTCTGGGGGAACTGATCCTGAAATATTATGTTCCTGGCGAAAAGAAGATCGGCTTTCATTTTGAAAACTATCACCCGCAGATCAAAAAACCGGTAATCCGTAAGAAAATCAGAAACCTTAATCCTTATAAGCAGGGATATTACCTTGTATATCTGCCGAGTTTTGCCGACGAGAATATCATTAAAGTACTTAGAAAAATCCCGGTACAATGGAAAGTCTTTTCAAAGTACAGCAAAGTACATGTCAAATTGAAAAATATTGAAGTATTTCCTATTGATGAACTTCAGTATCTGAAATATTTTGAAGGATGTGACGGGATTCTATGCAATGCAGGCTTTGAAACTCCTGCAGAAGCTTTATTCATGAACAAAAAACTATTTGTAATTCCTATTCATAATCAATACGAGCAGGAGTGTAATGCATGTGCCCTTGACCGAATGGGAATCCCAAATTCCAAAGTTTTAAATCTCCGGGAAATTATGGAATGGGTAGCTTCTGACCATCATCTCCAAGTGGATTATCCTGATAATATTGAAGAGATCCTGGTCAATGAAGTTTTAATTCTTTAA
- a CDS encoding DUF4129 domain-containing protein, with translation MNNFFSFLILLFTLGTFQAQEASPVDDYLGDSLGMGHYRNMLRADSVLMKNPVSENTVYPKQFKENIPARYKGNEFDYSVSKPRESFWQKLLRKIDRVLRGIFGDTVFTRSEQFTTNLIRFFAIILVGFLLYFIIKYILGKDGSFIFGKKNKKLDLNVEELHENIHEINFPESIAKFEHTGDYRSAVRYQFLFILKKLSDKKLISWNPEKTNKDYVAEMKADHLKEAFADLSYIFDYVWYGEFKIEEQSYRKFKDQYQAFKP, from the coding sequence ATGAATAATTTCTTTTCTTTTCTGATACTGCTTTTCACTCTTGGAACTTTTCAGGCCCAGGAAGCTTCTCCCGTAGATGATTATCTGGGAGATTCTTTAGGCATGGGACACTATCGCAATATGCTGCGTGCAGACTCTGTTCTGATGAAAAACCCGGTTTCAGAAAATACAGTCTATCCTAAACAATTTAAAGAAAATATCCCGGCAAGATACAAAGGGAATGAATTTGATTATTCCGTATCAAAACCAAGAGAATCGTTTTGGCAAAAATTATTAAGAAAAATAGACCGGGTTCTGAGAGGAATCTTTGGAGATACAGTTTTTACCAGATCCGAGCAGTTTACAACAAATCTTATCCGTTTCTTTGCCATTATTCTCGTAGGATTCCTGCTTTATTTTATTATTAAATACATCTTAGGAAAAGACGGTAGCTTTATTTTTGGCAAAAAGAATAAAAAACTGGATTTAAATGTAGAAGAACTTCATGAAAATATTCATGAAATCAATTTTCCGGAAAGCATTGCAAAGTTTGAGCACACCGGAGATTACCGGTCTGCAGTTCGTTACCAGTTTTTATTTATTTTAAAAAAGTTAAGTGACAAAAAACTGATCAGCTGGAATCCGGAAAAAACCAATAAGGATTATGTTGCAGAGATGAAGGCAGATCACCTTAAAGAAGCTTTTGCAGACCTTTCCTATATTTTCGATTATGTTTGGTATGGGGAATTTAAGATTGAAGAACAAAGCTACCGGAAATTTAAAGATCAATACCAGGCATTTAAACCATAA
- a CDS encoding stage II sporulation protein M, whose amino-acid sequence MREVYFIKQNKEKWLGIEQVIQGKIKKNPDDLSSLYINLINDLSFAQTYYPKSNTTVYLNHLSAQVFQKIYKTKRVEENRILYFFKTEVPLLVYQYRRYLMYAFLFFILFTSIGVLSAMYDKDFANIILGESYVNETIENIKNNNAVGIYQSGSTWGSTIGIIFNNIQVGAKLYIYGITGGVGTLFALLSNSVMLGSFQYFFYDYGALKDSARGIWLHGVFEIFAMVVEAMCGLILGASILFPRTFSRFNSFKKGFKDSFKIFLSTIPFTICAGIIEGYVTRHALKMPLTLNLAIIISSLTIIGFYYFVYPSIVNKKMNNHTHDTIL is encoded by the coding sequence ATGAGAGAAGTTTATTTCATTAAACAAAATAAAGAAAAATGGTTGGGAATTGAACAGGTTATTCAAGGGAAAATTAAAAAAAATCCTGATGACCTGTCTTCATTGTATATCAATCTGATCAATGATCTTTCTTTTGCCCAGACCTACTATCCTAAAAGCAATACAACGGTCTACCTGAATCATTTATCAGCCCAGGTATTCCAGAAGATCTATAAGACAAAAAGGGTAGAGGAGAACAGGATTCTTTATTTTTTCAAAACAGAAGTCCCTTTATTGGTGTATCAGTATAGAAGATACCTGATGTATGCCTTCCTTTTCTTTATTCTGTTTACATCAATAGGTGTGCTTTCAGCAATGTATGATAAGGATTTTGCCAATATTATTCTTGGAGAAAGTTATGTGAACGAAACTATTGAAAACATAAAGAATAATAATGCTGTAGGGATTTATCAAAGCGGTTCCACATGGGGGAGTACCATTGGAATAATTTTTAATAATATTCAGGTAGGTGCAAAATTGTATATCTACGGAATTACAGGAGGAGTGGGGACATTATTTGCACTTCTTTCCAATAGTGTGATGCTGGGGTCTTTTCAGTATTTTTTCTATGATTATGGAGCCTTGAAAGATAGTGCGAGAGGGATCTGGCTTCACGGCGTTTTTGAAATTTTTGCTATGGTTGTCGAGGCCATGTGCGGATTGATTCTCGGAGCTTCTATTCTTTTCCCGAGAACATTTTCAAGATTTAATTCTTTTAAAAAAGGATTTAAAGATTCTTTTAAAATATTTCTGAGTACGATTCCATTTACAATTTGTGCCGGAATCATTGAAGGCTACGTTACGAGACATGCTTTAAAGATGCCTTTAACTTTAAATCTGGCGATCATTATCAGTTCGCTTACGATTATAGGATTTTACTATTTTGTATATCCGTCCATTGTTAATAAAAAAATGAATAACCATACCCATGATACAATTTTATAA
- a CDS encoding YebC/PmpR family DNA-binding transcriptional regulator — protein MGRAFEYRKASKMARWDKMAKTFSKIGKDIALAVKAGGPDPESNPALRRCIQNAKGANMPKDNVERAIKKASGADAENYEEVTYEGYGQGGVAFFVECTTNNTTRTVANVRAVFNKFDGNLGKNGELAFIFDRKGIFTIDLAQIKMDWDDFEMEMIDGGAEDVEKDEEEVMITTAFEDFGSLSHKLDELGIEAKSAELQRIPNNTKEVSEEQFKANMKMLERFEEDDDVQNVYHNMEITEELMNSL, from the coding sequence ATGGGAAGAGCATTTGAATATAGAAAAGCTTCTAAAATGGCCAGATGGGATAAAATGGCCAAAACATTCTCCAAAATAGGTAAAGACATTGCATTGGCAGTAAAAGCAGGAGGGCCGGATCCGGAATCAAACCCTGCCTTAAGGAGATGTATCCAAAATGCAAAAGGGGCCAATATGCCTAAAGATAACGTAGAAAGAGCCATCAAAAAGGCCAGCGGTGCAGATGCAGAGAACTATGAAGAAGTTACTTATGAAGGATATGGGCAGGGAGGTGTTGCCTTCTTCGTAGAATGTACCACTAATAACACCACAAGAACCGTAGCTAATGTAAGAGCCGTTTTCAATAAGTTTGACGGAAATCTTGGTAAGAATGGTGAGCTTGCATTTATCTTTGACAGAAAAGGAATTTTTACTATTGACCTGGCTCAGATCAAAATGGATTGGGATGATTTTGAAATGGAAATGATTGATGGGGGTGCAGAAGATGTAGAAAAAGATGAAGAAGAGGTAATGATTACAACTGCCTTTGAAGATTTCGGTTCTTTATCCCACAAACTGGATGAACTTGGCATAGAAGCCAAAAGTGCCGAGCTGCAAAGAATTCCAAACAATACAAAAGAGGTAAGTGAAGAGCAATTCAAAGCTAATATGAAAATGCTTGAACGTTTCGAAGAAGATGACGATGTTCAGAATGTTTATCACAATATGGAAATTACAGAAGAGTTAATGAACTCTCTATAA
- a CDS encoding OmpA family protein: MKNLKLGISALALTVASTVFAQTTNNPWLIGVGAHAENHVAARGNFSNTFSAQNLTKRMFNVNNFSITPPLSKLTVARNVGKGLVIDWQTSVGNVENKRFNMGKEFFLMTGLGFQAHAAGLLWNEESWFDPYLRVGANYLRHDYTALSFPRTSVDANGNPIETVSNGKDGNENGKANHFAVATGAGANFWVTKNFGLGIQGDYVSTPGDKSTVANFWQASASILFRFGNRDRDKDGILDKDDLCPDTPGLPEFQGCPDTDGDGVPDKDDQCPDVAGPVENNGCPWPDTDGDGVIDKDDACPTVAGPKENNGCPWPDTDGDGILDKDDACPTVPGLPEYNGCPKPKDVIAKEATGALKDILFDFNKATIRPESSTKLDQAATIIKQSNDGTFLVTGHTDKKGADAYNLKLSRQRAAAVVAALETRGVSGTQLKSVGVGERDATVSEKASDAERMVDRKVVVEAVNGAAWDALKKSDLDVVEKKTVVKKGKKAPVKRKAPAKKRK; this comes from the coding sequence ATGAAAAATCTAAAATTAGGAATTTCAGCATTGGCGCTTACTGTTGCCTCTACTGTTTTCGCACAGACTACCAACAACCCGTGGTTAATCGGTGTTGGTGCTCATGCAGAAAACCACGTAGCAGCAAGAGGTAATTTCAGTAATACGTTCTCTGCTCAAAATTTAACAAAGAGAATGTTCAATGTGAACAATTTCTCTATTACACCTCCATTATCTAAGTTAACAGTTGCTAGAAACGTTGGAAAAGGTTTAGTTATCGACTGGCAAACTTCTGTTGGAAATGTTGAAAACAAAAGATTCAACATGGGGAAAGAATTTTTCCTAATGACAGGTCTTGGTTTCCAGGCTCACGCTGCAGGTCTTTTATGGAACGAAGAATCTTGGTTTGATCCATATTTAAGAGTTGGTGCTAACTACTTAAGACATGATTATACTGCACTTAGTTTCCCAAGAACAAGTGTAGATGCTAACGGTAATCCAATCGAAACTGTATCAAACGGTAAGGATGGTAACGAAAACGGTAAAGCTAACCACTTTGCAGTAGCTACAGGTGCTGGTGCTAACTTCTGGGTAACTAAAAACTTCGGTCTTGGTATCCAGGGAGATTATGTATCAACTCCAGGTGATAAATCTACAGTTGCTAATTTCTGGCAAGCTTCTGCATCTATCCTATTCAGATTCGGAAACAGAGATAGAGATAAGGATGGTATCCTAGATAAAGATGACCTTTGTCCAGATACTCCAGGTTTACCAGAATTCCAGGGATGTCCTGATACAGATGGTGACGGAGTTCCAGATAAAGACGATCAATGTCCAGATGTTGCTGGTCCAGTTGAAAACAATGGTTGTCCTTGGCCAGATACAGATGGTGACGGTGTAATCGATAAAGATGATGCTTGTCCTACAGTAGCAGGTCCAAAAGAAAACAACGGTTGTCCTTGGCCAGATACAGATGGTGACGGTATCCTAGATAAAGACGATGCTTGTCCTACAGTTCCAGGTCTTCCAGAATACAACGGATGTCCTAAGCCAAAAGATGTTATCGCTAAAGAAGCTACTGGTGCGCTTAAAGATATCTTATTTGATTTCAACAAAGCTACTATCAGACCAGAGTCTAGTACTAAATTAGATCAAGCTGCTACAATCATCAAGCAATCTAACGATGGTACATTCTTAGTAACTGGTCACACAGATAAGAAAGGTGCTGATGCTTACAACTTGAAACTTTCAAGACAAAGAGCTGCTGCTGTAGTTGCTGCTCTTGAAACTAGAGGTGTTAGCGGAACTCAATTGAAATCTGTAGGAGTTGGTGAAAGAGACGCTACTGTTTCTGAAAAAGCTTCTGATGCTGAAAGAATGGTAGACAGAAAAGTAGTTGTTGAAGCTGTAAACGGTGCTGCCTGGGATGCACTTAAGAAATCTGATCTAGATGTAGTAGAGAAGAAGACTGTAGTGAAAAAAGGGAAAAAAGCTCCAGTTAAAAGAAAAGCTCCAGCTAAAAAAAGAAAATAA
- a CDS encoding RDD family protein — MSQIAINTSQNVNINFNTASVGERMLAFIIDLLIRVAYVIIVMYLFFNIFDLGYLLSGLDQWSVMAIYIILTFPVYIYPLVLESLMEGQTPGKKLLKIKVVKIDGYQASFGDYLIRWVFRLIDVTSGGIVGLTSMIISKNNQRLGDIAAGTAVISLKNNINISHTILENIHEDYIPSFPQVIALSDNDMRIIKDNYTKALKIDDRQIISKLSDKIKSILKLEIDPTKMTERQFINIIIKDYNYYTGKDN; from the coding sequence ATGTCTCAAATTGCGATAAATACTTCACAAAATGTAAATATTAACTTCAATACAGCCAGTGTGGGAGAAAGGATGCTTGCATTTATCATCGATCTTCTGATCAGGGTTGCGTATGTCATTATTGTCATGTATCTTTTCTTTAATATTTTTGATTTGGGATATTTATTGAGCGGCCTCGATCAGTGGTCTGTAATGGCCATTTACATTATTCTCACCTTTCCTGTTTATATTTATCCTCTTGTGCTGGAAAGCCTGATGGAAGGACAGACTCCCGGAAAAAAGCTTTTGAAAATTAAAGTCGTAAAGATTGACGGGTATCAGGCAAGTTTTGGAGATTATCTCATCCGGTGGGTATTCAGGCTCATTGATGTAACTTCTGGAGGAATTGTAGGCTTAACGTCAATGATTATCTCGAAAAACAATCAGCGTTTAGGGGATATTGCAGCCGGGACAGCAGTGATTTCTTTAAAAAATAACATCAATATTTCCCATACCATCCTGGAAAATATTCACGAAGATTATATTCCTTCTTTTCCTCAGGTTATTGCATTGAGTGATAACGATATGAGAATTATCAAGGACAATTATACCAAAGCCTTAAAAATCGATGACCGTCAGATTATCAGTAAACTTTCCGATAAAATCAAAAGTATTCTGAAACTCGAGATCGATCCTACCAAAATGACGGAAAGGCAGTTTATTAACATCATCATAAAAGATTACAACTACTATACAGGTAAAGACAATTAA
- a CDS encoding DUF4013 domain-containing protein, translating to MIQFYKKRDFGTFISDSFNFFKLYGKNYFKNYILINGLLLILIITIFIFGYKELFSQIFGSNLRGETYYFEQYFSDNAGMLIVVGILTFLLFIVLAIVNYLYPVFYLKRIAQGAEKIKTDDILSDFKNNTGRIARLCLGMIFIVVPLTLFVVGFSYMLVFIIIGLFLILLLYPTIFNVNTFLMYDYFNSNRGFLESLSYSIRAQFSYPNGSEKSPYWKYWGSAFVMFIIIYIATSVFTVIPMIFFYGSVLTSSPDGNFEQNPFTGVAGVIFFIFYGISILLSLVLSNLMYINAGLMYYDSRTDLHQKAELAEIDTIGSNE from the coding sequence ATGATACAATTTTATAAAAAAAGAGATTTCGGAACTTTCATCAGTGATAGTTTTAATTTCTTCAAATTATATGGAAAAAACTATTTTAAGAATTATATTCTGATAAATGGTTTGCTGTTGATTTTAATCATTACCATTTTTATTTTTGGATATAAAGAGCTCTTTTCACAGATATTCGGCTCCAATTTAAGAGGAGAAACCTATTATTTTGAGCAATACTTTTCAGATAATGCCGGGATGCTGATTGTAGTTGGTATACTGACATTTTTACTTTTTATTGTGCTGGCAATTGTCAATTATCTATATCCTGTTTTTTACCTGAAAAGGATTGCACAGGGTGCAGAAAAAATAAAAACTGATGATATTTTAAGTGATTTTAAAAACAATACAGGCAGAATTGCAAGGCTCTGTCTCGGAATGATCTTTATTGTAGTTCCGCTTACTCTTTTTGTTGTAGGATTTTCTTATATGCTGGTTTTCATTATCATAGGCTTGTTTCTGATATTGCTTCTTTATCCTACTATTTTTAATGTCAACACCTTTTTAATGTATGATTATTTTAACTCAAACAGAGGTTTTTTAGAAAGTCTGAGTTATTCAATACGTGCCCAGTTTTCTTATCCCAACGGAAGTGAGAAATCTCCCTACTGGAAGTATTGGGGATCGGCATTTGTTATGTTTATTATTATATACATCGCAACTTCGGTTTTTACAGTTATTCCTATGATTTTTTTTTACGGATCTGTTCTCACCTCTTCTCCGGATGGAAACTTTGAACAAAATCCGTTTACCGGAGTTGCCGGAGTTATATTTTTTATATTCTACGGAATTTCTATTTTGTTATCATTAGTTCTTTCCAACCTGATGTATATAAATGCAGGATTGATGTATTATGACAGCAGAACGGATCTTCATCAGAAAGCTGAATTGGCAGAAATAGATACTATTGGTAGCAATGAATAA